The stretch of DNA GTGGTCGGCTTCGCCGGCGCGGGCAAATCCACCATGCTCGGCGTGGCCAATGCGGCCTGGACTGGGTCCGGGCACCGGGTGTTCGGCGCGGCGCTCGCCGGCAAGGCGGCCGAAGGCCTGGAGCGCAGTTCCGGCATCGCGAGCCGCACGCTGGCCTCGTGGGAACTGGCCTGGAAAGAAGGCAGGGACCAACTCGAAACGGGCGACGTGTTCGTGCTCGACGAGGCCGGGATGGTGTCCTCGCAGCTGCTCGCGCGGGTGGTCGAGGCGGTGGAGCGGCGCAGGGCCAAGCTTGTGCTGGTGGGCGACGCGATGCAGCTGCAGCCGATTGACCCTGACCCAGCAAACTGGTCCGCGCCGAGCGCAAGTTTTTCGGGCATCCTGAACCCTGAAGGAGGGTGGATGCCATGCCTCGCAAACGCTTCACGAACGAACAGATCGCCTTTGCCCTGCGGCAGGCGGAGAACGGCGCCTCGGTGGATGAGGTCTGCCGGAAGATGGGCGTGTCTGAGCCGACGTTTTACCGCTGGAAGAAGCAGTTCGTCGGCATGGGCGTGCCGGAGATCCGGCGGCTGAAGCAGCTGGAGGACGAGAACAGCAAGCTCAAACGGCTGGTGGCCGACCTGACGCTGGACCGCTCCATGCTGCAGGATGTGCTCAAGCGAAAGTGGTGAGGCCCGCCGTTCGCCGTGAGGTCGCCGGTCACCTGCAGGTGACCTACGGCATCAGCGAGCGTCGGGCCTGTCAGGCCACCGGTTTCGGCCGCTCGTCTCAGCGTTACCGCAAGCGCGCCGACCCTCAGGTGGCACTGCGCATGCGGCTGAAGGAACTCGCTGCCGCACGGGTGCGCTACGGCTACCGGCGGCTGCACATCCTGTTGCGACGGGAGGGCTGGGAGGTGAACCACAAGCGCACCTACCGGATCTACCGGGACGAAGGGCTGTCGATCCGGCCCAAGCTACCC from Methylobacterium radiotolerans JCM 2831 encodes:
- a CDS encoding IS3-like element ISMra1 family transposase (programmed frameshift); protein product: MPRKRFTNEQIAFALRQAENGASVDEVCRKMGVSEPTFYRWKKQFVGMGVPEIRRLKQLEDENSKLKRLVADLTLDRSMLQDVLKRKLVRPAVRREVAGHLQVTYGISERRACQATGFGRSSQRYRKRADPQVALRMRLKELAAARVRYGYRRLHILLRREGWEVNHKRTYRIYRDEGLSIRPKLPKRKRAWRYRQGRPAIGGPNEVWAMDFMSDRLFDGRPFRILTVVDCHTREALSLTPRANFRAFQVTEALDALVKLRGRPKSLRVDNGPEFAGRMLDQWAYLNGVEIDFSRPGKPTDNAYIESFNGRLRAECLNASWFLSLADARERIEDWRCHYNEDRPHTALGGLTPRAFANQAVTAREIA